The DNA region AAGCGGTAGCCGCCCGGCCTTTTTTACACCCGCCGCCGGATTGGAAAAAATTCGTCCGGGCTCATGGCGAATCAAGTGTTAGCTCGGTTCATCCAACCGCGTGAGGCAAGATGCCGAGACTTCTCTGACGGCTCAGTCGGTGGCGGACCGCAGTGTCAGGTCTTGCTCGGGAGCGAGGCAAGATCCGTTTCCGAAAGGGCGCTATGAAAAATGGGTCGGGCCGGGCATGAACTCACCCCGGCCTGACACTGAATTTTCACACAGGAACGGAAGCGGCCGTCAGGCCGTAGCCGCGCGTCCGGCCTTGAGCGTGATCGACCACCAGACGAGATCGTCGAGCATCGGCTTCGCGGCCTCGGCCAGATGCGGATAATCGGCCATCGTCCTGCCCTCACGCAGCATGCCGATCATCTCAACCATCCCGATATGGACGGCGTGCTTCAGCGTCGCAACATGCAGCTCGGCCAGGATGTGCCGTAGGTGCTCGACTGCACGCGAGCCGCCAACACCTCCGTAGCCGACGAAGGTCGCGGGCTTCCTGTGCGTCTCTGCGTAAAGGTGATCGAGGGCGTTCTTGAGTGCGCCGGTCACGCTGTGATTGTACTCGGCAGTCACGAAGATGTAGCCATCGAAGCTCGCGATTGTGGCTGCCCACCGCTTCGCGACGGGATTCTCCACCGGCGCGTAGACGAGCGGCAGCTTCTCCTCGAACAGAGGCAGGGGATAGTCGCGCAGGTCAACGACTTCGAATTCGGAGTCCGTTCGCTGGCGCGCGATATCGTGGATCCACTGCGTCGGCGTATCACCAAAGCGGCCCGGCCGCGTGGTGCTCATGATGATGCCAATTCTGGGCTTGAAAGACATGGATGCTCCGCTGGCTGTTTCGCTCGCGGGCAGATAGGGGGTGCTGTCTCAAGGCCGCAAGACGGCACCTTTTGCGTCCTAACTTACCTTTCGATAACCATGGGCTCCGCTTCAGCCGGCATCGCGGCGTCGAAGCGCCGACGGGACTGCACAATTCCCTTTTCGTTATCGAGAACCCAGGCTGCGATCGGCTGAAGAATTTGCATAAGGGAGCGACCCCGGTCCGACAGCTCGTACTCGACGTGCGGCGGCACCGCAGGAAAGACCGTGCGGACGATGAGCCCGTCGCGCTCGAGATGGCGAAGCGTCACCGTCGGCATGCGCTGCGAGATGCCGGGCACGGCGCGGTGCAGCTCCTTGAAACGCATGCGGCTGTCGCCCAACGCCCCGAGCAGCAGCCCGGTCCACTTGTCGCCAACTCTGCCGAGGATCTCCCGAACAGGCCCGCAGTCCCGCACCGAGTGCTCGTGCTCCATAGGTGCCTCCATCTGGCGCGTGCAATTCCCACCGCCAAACGCAGCGGCTGACCGATCGTTAAACTGCTATAGTGCAGCTTCGTAACAGGCGGCGAAATTTCGTCCAGTGGCCCTCTGATCACACCTCGCCTTCGAGAGTGCAAACGATTGGCATGATGCGCCTTCGACAGGCACGGCCCAGCTCAACTGACATTCGCGACGCACGCCGCAGCTCACACACAAGTCACTGATTTAAAACAGCAATATATCGAGCGCCGAAACCGGCACGCATATTGCTGCGTCATTCTGACATTTGAGGTTCCCGCGGCCCAAAACGCCTGAGAAATCCTTGTGTTGGATCGTCGCAAATCCCTACGATTACAGGCCATTTGGAAATCGTTTTCGCCGAGTTCGCCAACCGGAAAATGCAGGCGCCGTTTCGGAGCCCTGCGCGACCGGATCGGGCGCGCGCGGCTTCGGAGAGCGCATGAATAGCCGGGCCTCCATACACGCCAGTCGGCTGACTGCCCTGTGTCGCTCGGCCATGCGGCCCGGGAGCCGGCGTCCGCCCCTGCCTGCATCTGAAACTTCGAACTGTGCTCTTTCCTTGGAGGGTTGTTAATGGTTCCACAGTCTGCGGCGAGATTCGCAAAGTATGCTTTGGCATCCCTGGCTTTCATGTCAGGCGCGGCAACGGCGTCGAACGCCGACGAGACGATCAAGGTCGGCGTGCTGCACTCTCTCTCGGGCACCATGGCCATCAGCGAGACGACGCTGAAAGACGTCATGCTGATGCTCGTTGAGGAGCAGAACAAGAAGGGCGGCCTCCTGGGCAAGAAGCTCGAGGCCGTCGTTGTCGACCCGGCGTCGAATTGGCCGCTGTTTGCCGAGAAGGCGCGCGAGCTCATCGCACAGAATAAAGTGGCCGCCGTATTCGGATGCTGGACATCGGTGTCCCGCAAATCCGTGCTGCCGGTCTTCAAGGAGCTCAACTCGATCCTGTTTTATCCCGTGCAGTACGAGGGTGAGGAGAGCGAGCGCAACGTCTTCTACACCGGCGCCGCCCCGAACCAGCAGGCAATCCCGGCCGTCGACTATCTGATGAGCGAGGACGGCGGCTCCGTCAAACGCTGGGTGCTGGCCGGCACCGACTACGTCTATCCGCGCACCACCAACAAGATCCTCGAGGCCTACCTGATCGCAAAGGGCGTGGCGAAAGAGGATATCATGATCAACTACACGCCGTTCGGTCACTCCGATTGGCAGACGATCGTATCCGACATCAAGAAGTTCGGGTCCGCCGGCAAGAAGACGGCCGTCGTCTCGACCATCAACGGCGACGCCAACGTGCCTTTCTACAAGGAGCTCGCGAACCAGGGCGTCTCTGCGACCGACATCCCCGTCGTCGCCTTCTCCGTCGGCGAGGAAGAACTCGCGGGCGTCGACACGGCGAACCTCGTCGGCCATCTCGCGGCATGGAACTATTTCATGTCGGTCGACACGACGGAGAACAAGGAGTTCATCACCAAGTGGCAGGAGTTCACCAAGAACCCGAAGCGCGTGACCAACGATCCTATGGAAGCGCACGTCATCGGCTTCAACATGTGGGTCAAGGCTGTCGAGAAGGCCGGCACCACAGAGCCGGATAAGGTGATCGACGCGATCGTCGGCGTCGAGACACCGAACCTCACCGGCGGCACCTCGAAGATGCTCGCCAACCATCACATCACCAAGCCCGTCATGATCGGCGAGATCCGTGCCGACGGCCAGTTCGACGTCGTCTGGCAGACAGAAGGGCTCGTCCCTGGTGACGCTTGGTCGGACTTCCTCGATGGCTCGAAGGATCTCGAGTCCGACTGGGTCGAGCTGAAGTGTGGCCAATACGACAAGTCGAAAAAAGCTTGCGTGACGCAGTAACTGAACAACGCTCCGCCAGGCGCGCTGATTGGCGCGCCTGGCGGAGATCGCCCAAAGAAGGCGGCGCGGATGCGGGATCTCTGCCTTTCGCTGATTTGTCTTTGTCTCGTTTCGTCCGGACTCGCTCTACCGGCGCGTGCTCAAGCGCCCTCGCCTCTGGATGCCGCCCTGCAGCGGCTGATGGCGGATAAGTTTCCCGAGACCGAGAAGGCAATCGCCGAGATCGCGGCGTCCGGCGAGCCGATCGCCTTCAAAATCCTGGAAGCCGCATCCCAACGCCGTCTCTTTCTCAGCCCGGCCGAGCAGAAAGTCTTCTTCAAGGACGCAAAGGGCGCGAGCTTCGAGGCCGCGACCGGAACGACCGCACCAACGCCCCCTGCCGATCTCAAGACTGTCCGGCTGAACAACAAGCTCCGCGGATTGGTTGACGCCGCGATGGGCGCCCTCTCGCTGTTATCCGACGACCCGAGAAAACGCCGCGAAGCAGCCGCCAGCGTCTTCAAAACGAGCGACATAAAGAACCTGCCGACCGTCGAAGCCGCTTTGGCGAAGGAGCAGGTTCCCGAAATCAAGGCGGCCTTGGCTGAGGCAAGAGCCGCGATCATCGTCAAATCCGCCGCCGGCCGGGCGGATGCCGAGGTCATCGATGCCATCGACGTTCTCGCGGCACGCGGCGACCAGGAGTCGCTGGCATTGATCCAATCCGTGCCGGCAACCGCATCGGAGCCGGTTCGCGCCGCCGCTGACACCGCGACCGCATCGACCAGCACGCGGCTGGCGATGTGGGGCACGGCCCAAAATCTCTGGTACGGGCTTTCCCTGGGCTCCGTGCTTCTGCTGGCCGCCATCGGCCTCGCAATCACGTTCGGCGTCATGGGCGTGATCAACATGGCGCATGGCGAGATGGTGATGATCGGCGCCTACACGACGTTCGTCGTGCAGGAGATCATCCGCTCGTCCGCACCAGGTCTGTTCGACTACTCGCTCGTCTTTGCCGTCCCGCTGGCCTTTCTTGTTGCAGGCGCCATTGGCGTCGCCATCGAGCGCGGCGTCATCCGCTTCCTTTACGGACGTCCGCTAGACACACTGCTCGCGACCTGGGGCATCAGCCTCATTCTCCAGCAGACGGTGCGCACCATCTTCGGCCCAACCAACCGCGAGGTCGGCGCCCCGGCCTTCATGTCAGGCGCCTTCGAGATCGGCCAGCTCTCGATCACATGGAACCGCCTCTGGATCATCGTCTTCGCCGGAGTAATCTTCGTTGGCCTGCTTTTGGCACTGCGCTACACCAGCATGGGCCTGCAGATGCGGGCCGTGACGCAAAACCGGCGTATGGCAGGGTCGATGGGCATTCGAACAGGCCGCGTCGACGCACTGACCTTCGGTCTCGGCTCCGGCATCGCCGGCCTCGCCGGTGTCGCGCTGTCGCAGATCGACAACGTCTCGCCGAACCTCGGCCAGAGCTACATCATCGATAGCTTCATCGTAGTGATCTTCGGCGGCGTTGGCAATCTATGGGGAACGCTGATCGGCGCCATGTCGCTCGGCATCGCCAACAAGTTCCTCGAGCCGTACGCCGGTGCCGTGCTCGGCAAGATCCTGCTGCTCGTCCTCATCATCCTCTTCATTCAGAAGCGGCCGCGCGGTCTCTTCGCGCTCAAGGGGAGAGCAGTCGAGCAATGATCTCCCGAGCAATATTCCAGAGCGATATCGGCGGCGTGATCTTCCTGGCTGTGCTGGCGGCCCTGGCAATCATCGTGCCCGTGCTGCATCTCGCCGTGCCACCGGACTCTCCTTTCCACGTCTCCACGTCGACCGTCGTCGTTTTCGGCAAATACCTCTGTTTCGCCCTCCTCGCCCTCTCGTTGGATCTGATCTGGGGCTATTGCGGCATCCTTTCGCTCGGTCACGGCGCCTTCTTCGCACTCGGCGGCTATGCCATGGGCATGTATCTGAAGCTGCAGACGAGCGGTGGCGCGCCTCCGGACTTCATGGTCTTCCTGAACTGGAAGGAGCTGCCCTGGTACTGGTGGGGCTTCGAGCATTTTCCGTTCGCCCTGCTGATGGTGATGGTCGTGCCGGGCGTCCTGGCATCTATTTTCGGCTACTTCGCCTTCCGCTCCCGCGTCACGGGCGTCTACCTGTCGATCATCACCCAACTGCTGACGTACGCGCTCTGGCTCTCGTTCTTCCGCAACGACATGGGCTTCGGCGGCAACAACGGCCTGACCGACTTCAGCACCATTGCCGGCCTCTCTGTGCAGGCGCCGGGAACACGCGCCGCGCTGTTCTCGATATCGGCCATCGCGCTGATGGTCGGCTATCTCGTCGCCAAGGCCGTCGTCGAATCCAAGCTCGGTAAGGTCCTGGTCGCCATTCGCGACGCCGAGAGCCGCACGCGCTTCATCGGCTACCGCGTCGAAGCCTATAAGACGTTCGTCTTCACGCTCGCAGCCGTGATGGCCGGCATCGCAGGAGCCCTCTACGTGCCGCAGGTCGGCATCATCAACCCCGGCGAGTTCCATCCCGCCAACTCGATCGAGATGGTGATCTGGGTCGCCGCCGGTGGACGCGGGACGCTAACCGGCGCCGCGCTCGGCGCCGTGATCATCAACTACCTGAAGACGATCTTCACCACGGGCTTCCTGGCACCCTACTGGCTGTTCATGCTGGGCGGACTGTTCATCCTCGTCACCGTCTTCATGCCGAAAGGCATCGTCGGAACGCTGGCGTCCTTCGATTGGCGCGGGCTGCTTGGCAAGCGGAACGCACCGGAGCCGGTGCCGTCCGATCCCAGCGCAAAGCCTGCTGAGTAGAGGAGGCGACTGTGGAACCGGCGAGCGACGAGATCACCCAATCGCTGCTTTATCTGAGCGGCGTCAGCGTCAGCTTCGATGGCTTCCGCGCCATCAACAATCTGTCGCTCACCATCGAGCCCGGCGAGATGCGCGCCATCATCGGCCCCAACGGCGCCGGCAAAACGACGATGATGGACATCATCACCGGCAAGACCAAGCCAAATGTCGGGGACGTCCTTTATGACAAGGGCAAAGTCGACCTCACGCAGCTCGACGAGACGGCGATCGCCAACCTCGGCATCGGACGCAAATTCCAGAAGCCGACCGTGTTCGAGCAGCACACCGTCGAGGACAATCTTCTGCTGTCGCTGAAAAGTGACCGCAGCGTCCTGCCGAATCTGTTCTGGCACACGATGCCGGAGCACCGCCGGCGCATCGACGAGATCCTGGGCATCACCAAGCTGGAGCCGCACCGCGCGCGCATTGCCGGAGCCCTCTCACACGGACAGAAGCAATGGCTCGAGATCGGCATGCTTCTCGGACAGGACCCGAAGCTCCTGCTCGTCGACGAGCCCGTCGCCGGCATGACCGACGCCGAAACCGAACAGACGGCCGATCTGCTGCGCGACATCGCCAAGGATCATTCGGTCGTCGTGGTCGAGCACGACATGGACTTCGTACGCGCGCTGAATGTCAAAGTGACGGTTCTTCACGAGGGATCGGTGCTGGCCGAAGGCCCGCTCGACCAGGTCACCTCGAACGAGCGCGTCATCGAAGTCTATCTCGGGCGTTGAGCGACGGAGCCGAACCATGCTGAACGTCGAGGACATCGAACTCTCCTACGGAGCCGCGAAGGCGCTCCGCAAGGTCAGCCTTACCGCCAAGCCGGGCGAGGTGACGTGTGTCCTCGGACGCAACGGCGTCGGCAAGACGTCCCTCCTGCGCGCCATCGTCGGCCAGCATCCGATCCAATCCGGCAAGATCATGTGGGAAGGACAGAACATCTCGAGCCTGCCCACCTACGAGCGCTGCCGGCGCGGCATCGCCATCGTACCGCAGGGACGCGAGATTTTCCCGCTCCTGACCGTGCGCGAGAACCTGGAGACGGGCTTCGCCCCGCTGGCCAGCAAGGATCGCAGGATCTCGGATGAAATCTTCGAGCTGTTTCCCGTTCTGAAATCCATGCTTCACAGGCGCGGTGGCGATCTTTCCGGAGGCCAGCAGCAGCAGCTCGCCATCGGCCGCGCACTGGTGACGAGGCCGCGACTTCTCGTTCTCGACGAGCCGACCGAAGGTATCCAACCCTCGGTCATCAAAGATATTGGCCGCGCCATCGCGTATCTTCGCAACAAGGGCGAGATGGCCATCGTGCTGGTCGAGCAGTATTTCGACTTTGCCTGCGAGTTGGCCGATCGCTTTGCGGTGATGGAGCGGGGCGCGATTGTGATGTCCGGCGGCAAGGCAGAGATCATGTCACCAGAGGTGCGCCAGCGCGTTTCGGTCTGAGATGACGATCCCCGGACATATCCCCTCGTACGTGCGCGCCCGCAGCGAAGTTCGGGCGCACTTTGCGCGCATCGGCGCCGCAACGCGTATCGCCGATTGCTACGAGACCGGCGGCCTGCGCCTGAAGTTGCCCCAGTCGGATGGCGTCTGTGATGGTGTTCTGATCAACACGGCGGGCGGCATGACCGGCGGCGACAGCGCGCGGATCGAAGCCACAGCCGCCCCGCACACGCGCCTGAGACTGACAACCCAATCCGCCGAGAAGGTCTACCGGGCGGAAAGGGCGCCCGCCGAGGTCCAGGTCTCCCTTCGCGTCGGCGAGCGGTCCAGGCTCGCCTGGATGCCCCAGGAAACGATCCTGTTCGATGGATCGCGCCTCAGGCGCACGCTCGAGGTCGAGACGACCGAGTGCGCGAGCCTTCTCCTGTTCGAAATGACGGTCTTTGGGCGCGTAGCGCGTGCCGAGCGCATGGCAAGCGGCGCGTTTCGAGACAGATGGCGCGTGCGGCGCGCCGGCCGGCTGATCTTTGCCGACGACGTGCGCCTCGACGACGAGATCGCCTCCACATTGGACGAAGCAGCGACAGGAGCCGGCGCCCGCGCCATCGCGACGCTGTTGCTCGTTGCGCCGGATGCGGAGAAACAATTGGCCTTTGCGCGTGAGCTTTGCGCCAGAGCGCGCGCCCATTGTGGCGCCAGCGCGTGGAATGACATGCTGATCATCCGCTTCACAGCTTCGGATCCGCAACACATTCGGCTCGACGCATCAACGCTCATACCGCGTCTGATGCGTACAAAGCTGCCGCGGGTTTGGGCGTGCTAGCGAAAACGGGGAGACGCGATGAATCTGACACCACGAGAGAAAGATAAGCTCCTCATCGCAATGGCGGCGGTCGTCGCACGACGCCGCCTCGAGCGCGGGGTGAAGCTCAACTATCCGGAATCGATCGCCCTGATCACGGATGCGGTCGTTGAAGGCGCGCGCGACGGAAAAAGCGTCGCCGAGCTGATGCAGCTCGGCGCCCATGTCGTATCCGCCGACCAAGTGATGGATGGCATCGCGGAAATGATTCACGACGTGCAGGTCGAGGCGACCTTCCCGGACGGAACGAAGCTGGTCACGGTCCACGATCCGATCCGTGGCAGGAAGAAGACGCCGGGCGTCGTGCCCGGAGAGTACGTGACGGCCGACGGCGAGATCACCCTCAACGAGGGCAGCGAGCCGATCACCCTGAGTGTCGCCAACACCGGCGACCGGCCGATCCAGGTCGGCAGCCATTACCACTTTTTCGAAACCAACCCGGCCCTTGTGTTCGATCGCGAGAAGGCCCGCGGCACGCGGCTCAACATCGCGGCCGGCACGGCAGTCCGCTTCGAGCCGGGACAGACGCGTGAGGTTTCGCTTGTGCCGTTCGGCGGCAAGCGTGAGGTGTACGGGTTCCGCCAGGAAGTGATGGGTAAGCTCTGATGGTCAGCCTCTCTCGCAGCGCTTACGCCGACATGTTCGGCCCGACGACCGGCGACAAGGTCCGCCTTGCCGATACCGGCCTCTTCGTCGAGGTCGAGAAGGATTTCACCATCTACGGTGACGAGGTGAAGTTCGGCGGCGGCAAGGTGATCCGCGACGGCATGGGCCAGTCCCAGGTCGCGCGCTCCGAAGGCGCAGCCGACACCGTCATCACGAACGCGCTGATCATCGACCACTGGGGCATCGTCAAAGCCGATGTCGGCATCACGGGCAGCCTGATCTCTGGCATCGGCAAGGCCGGCAACCCCGACGTGCAGCCCGGCGTCACCATCGTCATCGGTCCCGGAACCGAGGTCATCGCCGGCGAAGGCAAGATCCTGACAGCCGGCGGCTTCGACACCCACATCCACTTCATCTGCCCGCAGCAGATCGAGGAGGCATTGATGTCCGGGATCACCTCGATGCTGGGCGGTGGCACCGGCCCGGCGACGGGCACCAACGCCACAACGTGTACGCCCGGCCCTTGGCACATCGGGCGCATGATCCAGGCGGCTGACGCTTTCCCGATGAACCTCGGATTTGCCGGCAAGGGGAATGCCTCACAACCCACAGGCCTCGTCGAGCAGATCGAAGCCGGCGCCTGCGCCCTGAAACTGCACGAGGACTGGGGCACGACGCCCGCCGCCATCGATTGCTGCCTCGGCGTCGCTGACGCGCACGACATCCAGGTCATGATCCATTCGGATACCCTGAACGAAAGCGGCTTCGTCGAGGACACCATCGCCGCATTCAAGGGCCGGACCATCCACGCCTTCCACACCGAAGGCGCCGGCGGCGGCCACGCGCCGGACATCATGAAGGTGGCGGGCCTCAAGAACGTGCTGCCGTCATCGACCAACCCCACGCGCCCGTTCACGAGCAACACGCTCGACGAGCATCTCGACATGCTGATGGTCTGTCACCACCTCGACAGCTCCATCCCCGAGGATCTGGCCTTCGCCGAAAGCCGCATCCGCAAGGAGACCATCGCCGCAGAGGACATCCTGCACGATCTCGGCGCGCTCTCGATGATGTCATCCGACAGCCAGGCCATGGGCCGTATCGGCGAGGTGATCCTGCGCACATGGCAAACGGCCGACAAGATGAAAAAGCAGCGTGGTTCGCTACCCGGCGAAACGGGCAACGACAACGTGCGCGCCAAGCGCTACATCGCCAAGTACACGATCAATCCGGCCATTGCCCACGGTGTCTCGCGCCATATCGGGTCGATCGAGGCGGGAAAGCTTGCCGATCTCGTGCTCTGGTCGCCGGCGTTCTTCGGCGTGAAGCCCGATCTCGTACTCAAAGGCGGATCGATCGCCGCGGCGGCGATGGGCGATCCCAATGCCTCAATCCCGACACCGCAGCCGGTCCACTATCGCCCAATGTTCGCAGCCTATGGCAAATCCCTGACCGCGAGCGCGTTGACATTCGTCTCCAAGGCGGCCATCGATCGCGGCATCGCCGACACGCTGCGCGTCGAGAAGCAACTCGTCGCCGTGGAGAACGTACGCGGCGGCATCTCTAAGGAAAGCATGATCCACAACGGCGCCACGCCGCACATCGAGATCGACGCCGAAACCTACCGCGTGACGGCCGATGGCGAGCTTCTGGTTTGCGAGCCCGCGACCGAGCTGCCGATGGCACAACGCTACTTCCTTTTCTGAGAGGCAAGGATGATCCGCGCTGTCAGACGCGAGCCGCAGGGCGCAAGGCACGGCCTGATCGAGGACGAGGTGACCCTTGGTTTCGACGGTCGCTTCCGCCGCCGCATCGCGCTCACGGGCGCCAAAGGGTTGCAGTTCCTCCTCGACCTGCCGCAAGTCGAGCGCCTGCGGAACGGCGATGCGCTTGTTCTGGAGGATGGCCGCCGTGTCCGCGTGATCGCCGCACCGGAGCCGCTTGCGGAGATCACGGCCCCGTCCGCCGACGCGTTGGTCCGCATCGCCTGGCATCTCGGCAACCGCCATCTGCCGGTCATGCTCGCAGAAGAGCGCATTCTCATTCGCCGGGATCACGTGATCGAGGACATGGTGCGCGGCCTCGGCGCGACCGTCGCGCATGTGGACGCCCCGTTTGACCCGGAAAGCGGCGCCTATGCCGACGGCGCCCACGGCCATCATCACCATCATCATCACGAGGATCACGACCATCAGCGCGCCTAGGCCAGAGATCGGCGCTTACGGCACCAACCTGGCGCTGGCCGATGGTCCGTCGGCCGGCACGGTCGAGCAACACCAAGCCGCTGGAAAATCGCCATCCCCGGACAACGCCTCACTGTTGTATGTCTGGCTGTCACCCT from Hyphomicrobium sp. CS1GBMeth3 includes:
- a CDS encoding urease subunit gamma, producing MNLTPREKDKLLIAMAAVVARRRLERGVKLNYPESIALITDAVVEGARDGKSVAELMQLGAHVVSADQVMDGIAEMIHDVQVEATFPDGTKLVTVHDPIRGRKKTPGVVPGEYVTADGEITLNEGSEPITLSVANTGDRPIQVGSHYHFFETNPALVFDREKARGTRLNIAAGTAVRFEPGQTREVSLVPFGGKREVYGFRQEVMGKL
- a CDS encoding NAD(P)H-dependent oxidoreductase, which gives rise to MSFKPRIGIIMSTTRPGRFGDTPTQWIHDIARQRTDSEFEVVDLRDYPLPLFEEKLPLVYAPVENPVAKRWAATIASFDGYIFVTAEYNHSVTGALKNALDHLYAETHRKPATFVGYGGVGGSRAVEHLRHILAELHVATLKHAVHIGMVEMIGMLREGRTMADYPHLAEAAKPMLDDLVWWSITLKAGRAATA
- the ureC gene encoding urease subunit alpha, which codes for MVSLSRSAYADMFGPTTGDKVRLADTGLFVEVEKDFTIYGDEVKFGGGKVIRDGMGQSQVARSEGAADTVITNALIIDHWGIVKADVGITGSLISGIGKAGNPDVQPGVTIVIGPGTEVIAGEGKILTAGGFDTHIHFICPQQIEEALMSGITSMLGGGTGPATGTNATTCTPGPWHIGRMIQAADAFPMNLGFAGKGNASQPTGLVEQIEAGACALKLHEDWGTTPAAIDCCLGVADAHDIQVMIHSDTLNESGFVEDTIAAFKGRTIHAFHTEGAGGGHAPDIMKVAGLKNVLPSSTNPTRPFTSNTLDEHLDMLMVCHHLDSSIPEDLAFAESRIRKETIAAEDILHDLGALSMMSSDSQAMGRIGEVILRTWQTADKMKKQRGSLPGETGNDNVRAKRYIAKYTINPAIAHGVSRHIGSIEAGKLADLVLWSPAFFGVKPDLVLKGGSIAAAAMGDPNASIPTPQPVHYRPMFAAYGKSLTASALTFVSKAAIDRGIADTLRVEKQLVAVENVRGGISKESMIHNGATPHIEIDAETYRVTADGELLVCEPATELPMAQRYFLF
- the urtB gene encoding urea ABC transporter permease subunit UrtB, yielding MADKFPETEKAIAEIAASGEPIAFKILEAASQRRLFLSPAEQKVFFKDAKGASFEAATGTTAPTPPADLKTVRLNNKLRGLVDAAMGALSLLSDDPRKRREAAASVFKTSDIKNLPTVEAALAKEQVPEIKAALAEARAAIIVKSAAGRADAEVIDAIDVLAARGDQESLALIQSVPATASEPVRAAADTATASTSTRLAMWGTAQNLWYGLSLGSVLLLAAIGLAITFGVMGVINMAHGEMVMIGAYTTFVVQEIIRSSAPGLFDYSLVFAVPLAFLVAGAIGVAIERGVIRFLYGRPLDTLLATWGISLILQQTVRTIFGPTNREVGAPAFMSGAFEIGQLSITWNRLWIIVFAGVIFVGLLLALRYTSMGLQMRAVTQNRRMAGSMGIRTGRVDALTFGLGSGIAGLAGVALSQIDNVSPNLGQSYIIDSFIVVIFGGVGNLWGTLIGAMSLGIANKFLEPYAGAVLGKILLLVLIILFIQKRPRGLFALKGRAVEQ
- the urtA gene encoding urea ABC transporter substrate-binding protein, yielding MSGAATASNADETIKVGVLHSLSGTMAISETTLKDVMLMLVEEQNKKGGLLGKKLEAVVVDPASNWPLFAEKARELIAQNKVAAVFGCWTSVSRKSVLPVFKELNSILFYPVQYEGEESERNVFYTGAAPNQQAIPAVDYLMSEDGGSVKRWVLAGTDYVYPRTTNKILEAYLIAKGVAKEDIMINYTPFGHSDWQTIVSDIKKFGSAGKKTAVVSTINGDANVPFYKELANQGVSATDIPVVAFSVGEEELAGVDTANLVGHLAAWNYFMSVDTTENKEFITKWQEFTKNPKRVTNDPMEAHVIGFNMWVKAVEKAGTTEPDKVIDAIVGVETPNLTGGTSKMLANHHITKPVMIGEIRADGQFDVVWQTEGLVPGDAWSDFLDGSKDLESDWVELKCGQYDKSKKACVTQ
- the urtD gene encoding urea ABC transporter ATP-binding protein UrtD, translated to MEPASDEITQSLLYLSGVSVSFDGFRAINNLSLTIEPGEMRAIIGPNGAGKTTMMDIITGKTKPNVGDVLYDKGKVDLTQLDETAIANLGIGRKFQKPTVFEQHTVEDNLLLSLKSDRSVLPNLFWHTMPEHRRRIDEILGITKLEPHRARIAGALSHGQKQWLEIGMLLGQDPKLLLVDEPVAGMTDAETEQTADLLRDIAKDHSVVVVEHDMDFVRALNVKVTVLHEGSVLAEGPLDQVTSNERVIEVYLGR
- the urtC gene encoding urea ABC transporter permease subunit UrtC produces the protein MISRAIFQSDIGGVIFLAVLAALAIIVPVLHLAVPPDSPFHVSTSTVVVFGKYLCFALLALSLDLIWGYCGILSLGHGAFFALGGYAMGMYLKLQTSGGAPPDFMVFLNWKELPWYWWGFEHFPFALLMVMVVPGVLASIFGYFAFRSRVTGVYLSIITQLLTYALWLSFFRNDMGFGGNNGLTDFSTIAGLSVQAPGTRAALFSISAIALMVGYLVAKAVVESKLGKVLVAIRDAESRTRFIGYRVEAYKTFVFTLAAVMAGIAGALYVPQVGIINPGEFHPANSIEMVIWVAAGGRGTLTGAALGAVIINYLKTIFTTGFLAPYWLFMLGGLFILVTVFMPKGIVGTLASFDWRGLLGKRNAPEPVPSDPSAKPAE
- a CDS encoding urease accessory protein UreD: MTIPGHIPSYVRARSEVRAHFARIGAATRIADCYETGGLRLKLPQSDGVCDGVLINTAGGMTGGDSARIEATAAPHTRLRLTTQSAEKVYRAERAPAEVQVSLRVGERSRLAWMPQETILFDGSRLRRTLEVETTECASLLLFEMTVFGRVARAERMASGAFRDRWRVRRAGRLIFADDVRLDDEIASTLDEAATGAGARAIATLLLVAPDAEKQLAFARELCARARAHCGASAWNDMLIIRFTASDPQHIRLDASTLIPRLMRTKLPRVWAC
- the ureE gene encoding urease accessory protein UreE; translation: MIRAVRREPQGARHGLIEDEVTLGFDGRFRRRIALTGAKGLQFLLDLPQVERLRNGDALVLEDGRRVRVIAAPEPLAEITAPSADALVRIAWHLGNRHLPVMLAEERILIRRDHVIEDMVRGLGATVAHVDAPFDPESGAYADGAHGHHHHHHHEDHDHQRA
- the urtE gene encoding urea ABC transporter ATP-binding subunit UrtE, with product MLNVEDIELSYGAAKALRKVSLTAKPGEVTCVLGRNGVGKTSLLRAIVGQHPIQSGKIMWEGQNISSLPTYERCRRGIAIVPQGREIFPLLTVRENLETGFAPLASKDRRISDEIFELFPVLKSMLHRRGGDLSGGQQQQLAIGRALVTRPRLLVLDEPTEGIQPSVIKDIGRAIAYLRNKGEMAIVLVEQYFDFACELADRFAVMERGAIVMSGGKAEIMSPEVRQRVSV
- a CDS encoding helix-turn-helix domain-containing protein produces the protein MEHEHSVRDCGPVREILGRVGDKWTGLLLGALGDSRMRFKELHRAVPGISQRMPTVTLRHLERDGLIVRTVFPAVPPHVEYELSDRGRSLMQILQPIAAWVLDNEKGIVQSRRRFDAAMPAEAEPMVIER